Genomic segment of Populus nigra chromosome 14, ddPopNigr1.1, whole genome shotgun sequence:
gaaatgaaatatatatatatatatatatatatatatatatatatatgataacttGACCATAgagatttattttggattttttttttctttcatttgcaGTGGGATTTGAAGATTTTGTGCAACGGATAAGACACATGATGATTATGGATCCACAGGagagattttatataaattttttttattaagaattgttAAATTTAACATTGAATCTCATGAAGGGCCATTAAATTTGGAGAATTTATCTGATTGGATCAAACCTATGCTCCATCCTTTTCACAGCGATTGCTATCCAAGACAACTAGCTAGCTATTACAGTTTTGGGGGTATTAGCTGGGAAGCTCCAAGTTTTTCTAGCCTCCACACaataatatcttctttttttttcctttttttttttttgatgattttaaaggTGCATTCCGCGTCTCAGTTCGATATATTCGGAGGGATTTAATGAGATTTCTTCGACGCTAacttttatatacatatatatatatatatatatatatatatatatatatataattgtagaTGTTGGGTTAATTTgagattctaaaattaataatcaaataagtTTATGATAATCCTGAGATTTATAGCATTCAAACTggtaacttttaaaaaataaattcaaaacctgaCGAATTAAGCTACACCCtcaaaatttcttcaaattaactTCAAAAGTCAAGAAATGGAGTACAAGTCCTTCTAATTTCAGGCAATAATACATAGGAAGATAAAGTGTATCAAAATGTAGACTCGTAGCTCTACGTATTGCGTCTAGGAAAATTAAGAATGAGTTGAAGAAAATTATGAGGTGGAGGATAAgagggaatatatatatatatatatatatatatatatatatatatatatatatatatataattgtagaTGTTGGGTTAATTTGTGTATATCTTAACTAATTCCTcgaaattctaaaattaataatcaaataagtTTCTGATAACCCTGAGATTTATAGCATTCAAActgataacttttaaaaaataaactcaaaacttGACGAATTAAGCTACACCTCgaaatttcttcaaattaacttgaaaagtCAAGAAATGGAGTACAAGTCCTTCTAATTTCGGGCAATAATACATAGGAAGATAAAGTGTATCAAAATGTAGACTCGTAGCTCTACGTATTGCGTCTGGGAAAATTAAGAATGAGTTGAAGAAAATTATGAGGTGGAGGATAAGAGGGAACGAGGGTCGAAGCAAAATAAGCACACGCGGACACAGTTGGGAGTAGGGCCTATTGACGGCATGCCATTAGCTAGATTTGAAAGCAAAACTGCAGTGTTGTTTTTCACTTGAATGCAGCAGTCAACATCATGTATCTTACAACTGGTGTCTGTGTGTATATATAGCAAGAGCCCTTAACCTCTCTAAATCACACGGCCTAACAATACTCTTAATATCACTTTTTGTAACACAAAACTCTAATGATCATGACCATGTTTCTTCAATCTCTCTCCCTGAGAAAGGCTagtgtctttcttttcttttccttccttgCATTTCCTCTCAACGTCTCGGCTCGACCGGCAACTTTTCTTCAAGACTTTAGAGTCACATGGTCCGATTCCCATATCAGGCAAATCGATGGAGGGAGGGCTATCCAACTCGTTCTAGACCAATATTCAGGTCACACTTTTCGTGGGGTCACTAGCTAATTACAATAACTGgaaatcttgacaaatgatctaATTACAATAATGTTCGACAAACTAAGACTTGTTACAATATTTCAGGATGTGGGTTTGCATCCAAGGCCAAGTACTTGTTCGGCCGTGTTAGCATGAGGATCAAGCTCATCCCTGGAGACTCTGCTGGGACTGTCACTGCCTTTTATGTGTGTAGTCCATGTTTTGAATTCATGATTTCATATACTACACTTGCATGCTCATTCAAACGTTGAAGTTTcattatttcatttgatttttgttttgtagatGAATTCGGACACCGATGCCGTTCGAGATgaggttgattttgaatttctgGGGAATAGGACAGGGCAGCCTTACACGGTTCAAACAAATATCTTTGCTCATGGAAAGGGTGATAGAGAACAGAGAGTTAACCTGTGGTTTGATCCTGCTGCAGACTTCCACCTCTACACAATTTTCTGGAACCATCAACATATTGTGTAAGTTCATTGCAAAATACCCATTATTAACTTTTTATCGGTGACAGAGCAACAGGGCagccatttttttatgttcaactGTTCAAGTGTTGAAGTTTTCAACCTTCAATCATTAATTTTGTAATTGGGAGACTATACAGAGTAATTGCACTGTTAATGGTATTATTGCTGGTGGGGATTGCAGGTTCTTCGTAGATGATGTGCCTATCAGGGTTTACAAGAACAATGAGGCGAAAGGAATTCCATTTCCAAAGCTCCAGCCTATGGGGGTATATTCAACACTGTGGGAGGCCGACGATTGGGCAACAAGAGGTGGCCTAGAAAAGATTAATTGGAGCAAAGCCCCTTTCTATGCATACTACAAGGACTTCGACATCGAGGGATGTCCGGTTCCAGGACCAGCAAACTGTGCTTCAAATCGTGGAAACTGGTGGGAAGGTGCTACTTACCAAGCCCTCAACGCCATGGAAGCTAGGAAATATAGATGGGTCCGTATGAACCACATGATTTATGATTACTGTGCCGACAAATCCCGTTATCCGACTACACCACCAGAGTGCGTTGCCGGTATCTAGTTTGCGACAATCAACCAATCCATCAAGCAAACCAGTACATAGACATTGATATCGTATACTTGAATGTCTTTCCTACGCCATTTACGTACAAGTCCTTGTCCCGGTACTCTCCTATGTTGTGCGACAAGAGCCATGCATGTAAAAAGGGTAATAAATCATTCCTGTGTGCCTATGTGGACCACCCGTTCTAAGTTTATTCTTGGAGAGGGgccaaaaatcaaataaaaaaaagtcaatatcTACCTTGTAATCAAGCGTGTCTGTATATGATGCACAATATTTTGTGCCTATAAAAAAAGCTTGTCTATTATTGTGCGCAAGGGTTTTGATTTTCAAAGGTGGAGCAAGAAAAATCTTGCCACTgtctacttaaaaaaaaaaaaaccaaaggacATGGTAGGTTCATTAAACCTTCAATCATGATACAAGCCGACAGAGGAAGAAAGAATGGAAAGGAAATGGCCGAAGGTGGAGTACGGCAatccttttgaattttttctggCTCTTATTACTCCTACACGAATTGGTCCCCATCTTTTTGAGACCCTCTTGTATGATCTACAACAACATGATTCACATGGCCCATGAGTAACCCAGAGAGTAGATGGGGTGCTTTACTACGTAGCATGAACATTACTCCTCCACTCAAGCATGAAAGCCTGAAATGCTTCCTCTTGAGTGGATTGGATCTTGTCAGAAGAATCGATTCATGGATTGAGGTCTATTGCTTTTGTCCCctctaattttctttctatcaaGGCCTCAACGCTAAATCCACGTTATTTCGAGGGATTTAAAAATTGGATTCATACGTGAAAATGTGAAATATGTGCCCCTCCATTCAAATGCCTGTAACGTGCATGTTTCTCAACTAGCCTCGATCCCTTTAAATGGTAAGGTGATAGAGAAGGAAGCAAAAGCCAGACAGGTCAATATGAAAGCGATCAGGGGAACCCTTCCCCTCTTCGTGCCCCCCCAAGACACACAAAGCTGGTAGAACTACGGACTATTCTTTGGCCAATTTAATCAAAAGCCAAGTGTAAACTAGTTCACTATGGCGTATCTGCAAACTTTAAGCATTGCTAGGTGCCCATCAACTGTTGTTGTAAGAATGCGGTTCCTTCACTCAATggttcaacaaaaacaaaaaacaaaaaagtctaCCAGTCAGTGCCAATAGACTGCAGCAAGAAGCAAGGCATATATATCCAAAGTGGCAGATCACTCATCGACAAGAAATTAACAAGATGCTAGGTTTAGAGAAGATTGGATCATTTGGCAGCTTTCAATCAAGCAGTGAAAACTTGTGATCAATAATCAACAGGCCAAGAGATAAGGTCAAGGACAGGAAATAATGAATTGAAAGTTGCATATCATTGCTGTATCGCAGGTCACATTAAATGAAATTGTGGAATATATAAATGAGTAACAAAAGTGGTCCCTGAAATCACCATAGTTTCTCActttaagagttgatttttcaagaattgGCAGATTTACTAGGACTTGCGGGAATGGAGTGGTCAGCTGAGGAATTCGTTGTCTTACAAAGCAATGAGATCATGTTtaacaacaatgcttccttTTATCGTACAATGCTTTGAAGACCTAGACATActtctttttatcattcaatttgaCTGCAACAGGCTCGGAACAGTACGGGCAATTACCAAACAGGACATCAAACGATCTGCAATGAAAAGATGCAAGAATCCACAAATCATTTAAACCCCAGTATTTAAAACAATCAGAGAAAATAATAGGTCGGTGTGGATCTTCTCTATGCAACTTAATTAAgaggaacaaaaacaaaaactaattatcAATGCTTTTAATGACCCTATCATTTCCTGCGGTGCAGATGCTCTGTTAAATTTCCCCTAGTAGAGCAATTAAAGTTGAGATTTACCTTAAATGAGGCCACCACAAATTGTAAGTAGCAACCATCATCACCAGTGTCGGCAACAAATTATGCTGTATCTTGTCACTGAATCTAATATTTACTCTTAACCATCAACCGTGGTGATAGGTCAATTATTTCATAGTACTTTTTGAAGAACTACCGATAATAAAGTGATGCAGAAACGTCAAGAAGATTACCAATAAGAGAGAGACCCGATATTGAAGAAagtaacataaaaaagatatacTCAATCTTGAAgaaaactcaatttattttattcaaaaactcaACCATTCAATAACTATGTCTAAATGCTTATTTATAcataccaaacaaaaaaaaaatagaaaaaacctaataaatacTAATTCCATATGGAAATTTGAATCCTCATTTAagggttaattttattttatcccctAAAGGATATGGATTCTATCAATTTCTTCTCAAAAGTTTGTTCTTTATCAATTATTCTATGATATTTCATCCATTTATTTATAAGGTCCTTTCATCTATAAGAGTAATTGATTAAACAACTTAGGAGTGTAATCGATTGAGAATATACTTTTGAGAAGAAATTGATATAGCTCATATTTCAGGAAGTAAAATGAAATTGACCCTTAAATTTAACTACTAAATTataaatactaatatttttaaataataataaaatctagaatgatcattaatattaaaatttctaataaacACATACCAATTCCATTCGTTACTCACTTGCCCTTCATCCCCATTCATTTTCCCTTGATTGGAAATAAGATAGACTTCTTAACAACAATACAGAAGGAAGAACAAAGTCATTGTGATTAACCTTTTCTTTAAACTCTTCAAGGATAGAATTTTCAATTTGTGGTACTTCCAAACCTTTCTTGTACAAGATCCAATGCATTAAATTCTTCATCCTCCATGTCTTACACATCATGTATCTACATGATCTTAATCTCCTCTAACAATTTTTCTCCGACGCATTTATCTACTTGTTTTACAAATTCTGCTTACTTCATAAAATGCCCAACATCGACTGTGAACTAGTCAAATTTATCGTTCAGGTTCTGCCTTAAATTTACTGTAGTTGGTTTGCATAGTTTAGACTTGagtagcaagaaaaaaataacttcaataATTTTGGAGATCTAAGTGTTTACAATCAAAAGAGCTTATTAACCGAATGTTGTGACAATTAAACTTTTCGTTTTGAATGATAGATGATATTTAAGGCTCCCATTATCGTAATACATTGGTAACTTTTCTATATCTGTGAATAGGATATCCACCTTACAacaattttcataaaaacaaatgtcattAACCTTAAATAAATCTGGAATAGCATGTCTCATTTATTGAAATTGAACGAAAGCCAACTCctcaaacataaatatattctcCAAATAACCAAAgtcataaaatatttcatgtGATACAATCACTTTGATacgattaaaaatatatgaaaatctaACCAAAAACATTAAACTTGGCTTACTTTGTTCCTGAAGTCTACTTCTCCGATCATAATTCCATTGGTTATGAGGATGGCACTTGGAAGGTTGATCCGCCATAATCAAATTgattattaaccaaaaaaagaagaaaagaaaaaaagaaagggattttATTGTGCCTCTCTTGTTTTTCATTCTACCTCTTCTCAAACAACACTGGTTTACTCAGTTTAACACTAGTTTACTCTACCTCTTCTCAAACAACACTAGTTTCCTAGAATAGTattgtttttcattcttttggcttttttatatatataattttttttcttcaatttcatcctttaatattagatttactaaaaattgaacttcataaatTTCTcacaatttactttttatgaggttattctagTCTCATAACCCGGACCGCAAGTTTTAgggttaacttgatttttttttccctttttctcattgacttttttctcaatttcattcttcaatcagATTGATTGGTAATTAGGCTTTATGATTTATTTcggtttactttctatgaggttatcccaTCTTATAACTCGCATCACGAGTTTAgtaagttaactcgagttggtttttttgtgtttttttaatccatttttcaatatcaatttcacccttaacattaagtttattgagattgaatttcataatttttttcaatttactttttaaaagattatttcaatttcatgacCCAAGCCACGAGTTTAAGTTAACCtagttaactcgagttttttttttctaattcatttttttctcaattttattaatattaggttaattgaaaattaagcttcgaaatttatttcagtttactttctatgaggttgtTCTcgtctcatgactcgggttaGGGTTTGGCGGATTAACCCGGAttgactcgagttgttttttttcctttttttaatcattttttttttcaattttatctttcaacgtttgattgattaagaattgagcttcataatttgttttctaatagGTTATCCCGGTCTCATAACCTAGGTCGAGGGTTTGGAAGGTTATTTTGgcttgactcaagtcatttttttgttgcttttttaattgatgttttttttttcaattttatccttcaatattgaatttattgaaaattgaatttcataatttattttaatttattttatatagagttATCATAGTTTCACGATCCGACATATGGATTAgcaggttaacccgggttgacctgaatcgatctaatatgttgtcgttttgatatttataaaaaaaatatcatcttgaatatttattttgagtcgaaatatatttttactagtaATTCGTGCTATTTTTGAACCTGTCAAAATAACCagtcatattaaattaatccccacacaatttaaattttttttctactataaaagtttttttagcaAATTGTATCCGCAAAAGTGGACTATGAAGATTGCTATTAATTGTTTTCGATCAAATAAAAATGACCGTGATGACTCTTATGatgacaacattaaaaaaataaaaattgattgaaaacgAGAAACAAAGTAAAAGAATTGATAATGAAAATTAcatgtaaatttgattttctattaatttcatTTGTACTTTTCTTCAATCTAAAACATTCTGCATGGTTAGCATGTTGaacttctgtttttatttttctaaaaaaaaatttaatgagctATATGTATACATTTTTCTTATCGACTTTTAAgtgaatttagctttgtattttattttatttttatatttttttctgaatttattgtatttttttatatctattcgAAGCGAATTTCATTTcaaagttaaattatatataaatatttcgAATGAATCAAGTGAACTTTTTTCATAGAATTAATTGATAAACTAACTGCACTTTTGAAGGAAAATTgaagtttataaaatataaaggcATTTTCTATAATTCTTAGATGGATGAAAGAATCTTCTTGATAAAAGAATGATATGTCACCGGAGAAATTTGATAAAGAACacacttttaaaaagaaactgaTAGAACCCATATATTTTAAGgagataaaatgaaattatgataGAACTAGAAAAAAGCAATTGTAGGaagaaaatatatgaagaaaatatttcaagatcAAGGAAGACAAAATTATAGTGGAATAGTTATAATACCAAATCGATGTGGAATCACCAAGAAGATCACCACAAAGAGATACACTCAATCTTgtagaaatcaaaacaagaaagataCTCGATCCTGAAGAACAAAACACAAGAGAGACACCCGATCTTGAAGAAAGCTCAATTTAATGTATTCAATAATCCAACCATTTCGTAACAGATGTTTAGATGCTTGTTTATATGcaccaaaccaaataaaatatgaaaacctAATAAGTTTTAATTCcataagaaaactaaaatcttaatttaactactaaacaataaataataacatttataaataataataaaatatagaataatcatatgattttgaaatttctaaataaacAGATATCAGTTCTTGTCGTTATCCTTCATTCCTCATCATAAAGTACAAGAAAATTGGAGGATCTATTATTGAAAGGACTCTAAAATAGACCTCTAAAACTTCTCGCTGGATCTTGTGGCATCGtcatattttaaaagttgttttAATTGTGTAATTTCAAAGGTTCGTAAACCTGGATAGCTGGTCCTACCAATTTACCTACCCATTTACATGTGCAAAAATGAACTAGAAAAGGTACCGAAGGATTTGGAAACAATCCATGATAGAGTGAGCCAACGCAgaaagtttcttttttcttttaaaaatcaaagtagATGGTTAAGATATGAACATTTGGTGAAGTATTAGCTATGGAAAAAGGGCAAAAAGTGCAGCAAAGCAATCTCAACTTAAAATCACTCTTCAAAATGCAGTGAATGGGGACTAAAACCATGCTTATCTTATGTGAGACAAATAAAAGCCAGAGATACTAAAAAGTCAACGTATTGCCTAGTTGTTGTGATAGAGCGCAACCAGTTGAGACATGAACATTTAGTGGAGAAGTGTTAGATATGGAAAATGAGCAGAAAATGCAGCAAAGCAATCTCAACTTAGACCACTCTTCAAAATGCAGTGAATGAGAACTAAAACCATACTTATCTTATCTTATCTTATGTGAGCCAAATAAAAGCCAGAGTTACTAAAAAGTCAACGTACTGCCTAGTTGTGGTGATAGAGCGCAGCCAGTCCACCAGACAAACAGTATGGAAAGCCCTGCCACAACTGGTATTATCACATGTATGGTCAGTTCCAGCACCACTCCTAGATCCAAGCTCCTCATCTACATGAACATTTACAGGTCAATGATAAATGaactaattcaaaaatataaacacTTCTACTTAGTATAGCATTACCGATGGGAAGGTATTGGGAATAACAGATTCCACATTCAACTTGCTGATCATTCTCCAGGACATGTGATGGTCTTGGTAGTTCAGTCTCCAAAATAAATGCAAGATTTTCAGGAAGTGTTTTATCCTTCATCCTGTAAAAATTAATCCAAGTGCATATGTATGGAGTATTCACTGATTGGTACAGTTGACAATGAAGTCACTCTTTTTCCAAAATGAATGATAATACTATCACTACTTCAAACAATGGATGGAAAATTTAGGGAAAATAGCGAACAGGCTACCCCTCCTTCCCT
This window contains:
- the LOC133673130 gene encoding probable xyloglucan endotransglucosylase/hydrolase protein 6 encodes the protein MIMTMFLQSLSLRKASVFLFFSFLAFPLNVSARPATFLQDFRVTWSDSHIRQIDGGRAIQLVLDQYSGCGFASKAKYLFGRVSMRIKLIPGDSAGTVTAFYMNSDTDAVRDEVDFEFLGNRTGQPYTVQTNIFAHGKGDREQRVNLWFDPAADFHLYTIFWNHQHIVFFVDDVPIRVYKNNEAKGIPFPKLQPMGVYSTLWEADDWATRGGLEKINWSKAPFYAYYKDFDIEGCPVPGPANCASNRGNWWEGATYQALNAMEARKYRWVRMNHMIYDYCADKSRYPTTPPECVAGI